One segment of Paraburkholderia sp. PREW-6R DNA contains the following:
- a CDS encoding ABC transporter ATP-binding protein — MTNLANMAITTDAENVQRAAQNPAAADAAGLTQPANVAIRDLTIRLGANTVIRNLDLDVHAGEFVVLLGPSGCGKSTLLHSIAGLIDVSEGSIEIGGEDMTWADPKDRRIALVFQSYALYPTMSVERNLSFALRINGTPKAEIARRVARASDMLQLGPLLKRKPSQLSGGQRQRVAIGRAIVREADVFLFDEPLSNLDAKLRTELRRELKQLHQRLGATMIYVTHDQVEAMTLATRMAVMRGGVIQQFGTPAEVYARPDNLFVATFLGSPAMNLLKGTLESRDGVRCFCMPHLRLNVSDYAFKAAPADGLPCVLGVRAEDVATGEEAGANGLAKVALVEPMGNHQVIWLDYHGVQIASIDQTRIPVNVGDTAAFSFDSRHISLFDEASGGRL; from the coding sequence ATGACGAACCTGGCAAACATGGCGATCACGACAGACGCGGAAAACGTGCAGCGCGCCGCACAGAACCCGGCCGCGGCGGACGCCGCCGGTCTCACGCAGCCGGCCAATGTGGCGATCCGCGACCTGACGATCCGGCTCGGCGCGAACACGGTGATCCGCAACCTCGACCTCGACGTGCACGCGGGCGAATTCGTCGTGCTGCTCGGGCCGTCCGGCTGCGGCAAATCCACGTTGCTGCACAGCATCGCGGGTCTTATCGACGTAAGCGAGGGCAGCATCGAGATCGGCGGCGAAGACATGACGTGGGCCGATCCGAAAGACCGTCGCATCGCGCTCGTTTTCCAGTCCTATGCGCTCTATCCGACGATGAGCGTGGAGCGAAACCTGTCGTTCGCATTGCGCATCAACGGTACGCCGAAGGCGGAAATCGCGCGGCGGGTGGCGCGCGCGTCGGACATGCTGCAACTCGGGCCGCTGCTCAAGCGCAAGCCTTCGCAACTGTCGGGCGGACAGCGGCAGCGTGTGGCGATCGGCCGCGCGATCGTGCGTGAAGCCGACGTGTTCCTGTTCGACGAACCGCTGTCCAACCTCGACGCCAAACTGCGCACCGAACTGCGCCGTGAGCTGAAGCAGCTGCACCAGCGTCTCGGCGCGACCATGATCTACGTCACGCACGATCAGGTCGAGGCCATGACGCTCGCCACGCGCATGGCGGTGATGCGCGGCGGCGTGATCCAGCAGTTCGGCACGCCGGCCGAGGTTTATGCGCGGCCCGACAATCTGTTCGTCGCGACGTTCCTCGGTTCGCCCGCCATGAACCTGCTGAAAGGGACGCTGGAATCGCGCGACGGCGTGCGCTGCTTCTGCATGCCGCATCTGCGATTGAACGTGTCCGATTACGCGTTCAAGGCCGCGCCTGCCGATGGTCTGCCGTGCGTGCTCGGTGTGCGCGCGGAAGATGTGGCAACCGGCGAGGAGGCCGGCGCGAACGGATTGGCCAAAGTGGCGCTCGTGGAGCCGATGGGCAACCACCAGGTTATCTGGCTCGATTATCATGGCGTACAGATCGCTTCGATCGACCAGACCAGAATTCCGGTGAATGTGGGCGACACTGCGGCGTTTTCTTTCGACAGCCGGCATATCTCGCTGTTCGACGAAGCGAGCGGAGGGCGCCTGTAG
- a CDS encoding carbohydrate ABC transporter permease → MNTLSTPHEHAAAHAARRRRRAVTPARVGVYAFLLTAALFFLLPLYVMLVTSVKPMSEIRLGSLLALPAHFTLDAWSAAWRSACTGLDCNGIRVGFWNSVRIVVPSTVLSIMVGAINGYALSFWRPRGAGLLFGVLLMGAFIPVQVMVYPLVRALASVHLFSSLPGIVVIHTIFGMPVMTLLFRNYYASIPEELFKAARIDGGGFWRIFLQLMLPMSVPIIVVAIIMQVTGIWNDFILGLVFAGTKNLPMTVQLNNIINTTTGERLYNVNMAATILTSMVPLAVYFISGRWFVRGIASGAVKG, encoded by the coding sequence ATGAACACGCTCAGTACACCGCACGAACATGCAGCGGCCCACGCCGCGCGTCGCCGCCGGCGCGCGGTCACGCCCGCGCGTGTCGGCGTCTACGCGTTTCTGCTCACCGCTGCGCTCTTTTTTCTGTTGCCGCTCTACGTGATGCTCGTCACGTCGGTCAAGCCGATGAGCGAGATCCGGCTCGGCAGTCTGCTCGCGCTTCCCGCGCATTTCACACTCGACGCGTGGAGCGCCGCGTGGCGATCCGCGTGCACCGGGCTCGATTGCAACGGCATTCGCGTCGGCTTCTGGAACTCGGTGCGCATTGTCGTGCCGAGCACCGTGCTGTCGATCATGGTGGGCGCGATCAATGGCTATGCGTTGTCGTTCTGGCGGCCGCGCGGCGCGGGCCTGCTGTTCGGCGTGCTGCTGATGGGGGCGTTCATTCCCGTGCAGGTGATGGTCTATCCGCTCGTGCGCGCGCTGGCGAGCGTACATCTGTTCAGTTCGCTGCCGGGCATCGTGGTGATTCACACGATTTTCGGCATGCCGGTGATGACGCTGCTGTTCCGCAACTACTATGCGTCGATTCCCGAGGAGCTGTTCAAGGCGGCGCGCATCGACGGCGGTGGTTTCTGGCGTATCTTTCTGCAACTGATGTTGCCGATGTCGGTGCCGATCATCGTCGTCGCGATCATCATGCAGGTGACGGGCATCTGGAACGACTTCATTCTCGGCCTCGTGTTCGCCGGCACGAAAAATCTGCCGATGACCGTGCAGCTGAACAACATCATCAACACGACCACGGGCGAGCGGCTTTACAACGTCAACATGGCGGCGACGATCCTGACCTCCATGGTGCCGCTCGCGGTGTACTTCATTTCGGGCCGCTGGTTCGTGCGCGGCATTGCGTCCGGCGCGGTCAAGGGATAA
- a CDS encoding PA4780 family RIO1-like protein kinase, whose translation MKTPKRLVPLVEEGLIDEVISQLMSGKEATVYVVRSGDATRCAKVYKDAKQRSFRQAASYREGRKVKNSREQRAMEKGSRYGREVQEQAWQNAEVDALFQLANAGVRVPQPFICTDGVLLMELVTDAHGNVAPRLNDVEMSEARALELHARLLNEVVRMLCAGMIHGDLSEYNILLAEDGPVIIDLPQAVNAAGNLEAPAMLERDVDNLAAYFGRFAPALLEASYGKEIWALYEAGALHVDTPLTGRVEQDTTPVDLEAVLQELEDTRLEEEARQRHEQSLRSDA comes from the coding sequence ATGAAAACGCCTAAGCGCCTCGTTCCACTCGTCGAAGAAGGTTTGATCGACGAAGTCATTTCACAGCTGATGAGCGGTAAGGAAGCGACCGTCTATGTCGTGCGTAGCGGCGACGCCACGCGTTGCGCAAAAGTCTACAAGGACGCGAAACAGCGCAGTTTCCGCCAGGCCGCCTCGTACCGCGAGGGACGCAAGGTCAAGAACAGCCGCGAACAGCGCGCAATGGAAAAAGGCAGCCGCTACGGCCGCGAAGTGCAGGAACAGGCGTGGCAGAACGCCGAAGTCGACGCGCTGTTCCAGCTCGCCAACGCCGGCGTGCGCGTGCCGCAGCCCTTTATCTGCACCGACGGCGTGCTGCTGATGGAACTCGTGACCGACGCGCACGGCAATGTCGCGCCGCGTCTGAACGACGTTGAAATGAGCGAGGCGCGCGCGCTCGAACTGCATGCGCGACTACTCAACGAAGTGGTGCGGATGCTCTGCGCAGGGATGATCCACGGCGATCTGTCCGAATACAACATTCTGCTGGCCGAAGACGGCCCGGTCATCATCGATCTGCCGCAAGCCGTGAACGCGGCCGGCAATCTCGAAGCGCCTGCCATGCTGGAGCGTGACGTCGACAACCTCGCCGCGTATTTTGGCCGCTTCGCGCCCGCACTTCTCGAAGCCAGCTACGGCAAGGAAATCTGGGCGCTGTACGAGGCCGGCGCATTGCACGTAGATACGCCACTGACCGGCCGTGTCGAACAGGACACGACTCCGGTAGACCTGGAAGCCGTGTTGCAGGAACTCGAAGACACACGTCTCGAAGAAGAAGCGCGACAACGCCACGAGCAATCGCTGCGCAGCGACGCTTGA
- a CDS encoding sugar ABC transporter permease — MHALKVAAADSNARNARSKKPLKKRWPIAAWIALLPMVLTVVFAYLGTMVWTARVSLSNSRTFPSGGFAGVTQYTRLFHNDRWLLSLQNIVIYGACFIVACMVIGLLLAIFIDQRVMGEGVLRTVFLYPYSMSFVATGLVWQWILNPQLGAQAVLHKMGFVHARFDWIVDQDWVIYTIVIATVWQASGLVMALLLAGLRGIDDELWKAARVDGIPRWRVYASIVVPMLGPSVSTAFVLLFVMVVKLYDAVVAMTQGGPGTASEVPAKFIMDYLFGRANLGLASAASIVLLATVLAILAPFFYARSRAALRKEV; from the coding sequence ATGCACGCGCTGAAAGTGGCTGCGGCGGACTCGAACGCGCGCAACGCGCGCTCGAAAAAGCCGTTAAAAAAGCGCTGGCCGATTGCAGCATGGATCGCGCTGCTGCCGATGGTGCTGACCGTCGTGTTCGCCTATCTCGGCACGATGGTGTGGACCGCGCGCGTGTCGCTCAGCAACTCGCGCACCTTTCCGTCCGGCGGTTTTGCCGGCGTGACGCAATACACGCGGCTTTTCCATAACGACCGCTGGCTGCTGTCGCTGCAGAACATCGTGATTTACGGCGCGTGCTTCATCGTCGCGTGCATGGTAATCGGACTGCTGCTCGCCATCTTCATCGACCAGCGGGTGATGGGCGAAGGCGTGCTACGCACGGTGTTTCTGTACCCGTATTCGATGTCGTTCGTTGCAACGGGTCTCGTGTGGCAGTGGATTCTGAATCCGCAACTCGGAGCGCAGGCCGTGCTGCATAAAATGGGATTCGTGCATGCGCGTTTCGACTGGATCGTCGATCAGGACTGGGTGATCTACACCATCGTGATCGCGACGGTGTGGCAGGCGTCCGGTCTCGTGATGGCGCTGCTGCTCGCAGGCTTGCGCGGTATAGACGACGAACTGTGGAAAGCGGCGCGCGTCGACGGCATTCCGCGCTGGCGCGTCTACGCGAGCATTGTCGTGCCGATGCTCGGGCCGTCTGTTTCCACCGCGTTCGTGCTGCTGTTCGTGATGGTCGTGAAGCTTTACGACGCGGTGGTGGCGATGACGCAAGGCGGTCCTGGCACCGCGAGCGAAGTGCCTGCCAAGTTCATCATGGATTACCTGTTCGGGCGCGCGAATCTCGGCCTTGCATCGGCGGCGTCGATCGTTCTGCTCGCGACCGTGCTGGCGATTCTCGCGCCGTTCTTCTATGCGCGCAGCCGCGCGGCGTTGCGCAAGGAGGTCTGA
- a CDS encoding ABC transporter substrate-binding protein: MKRTGWVLRGMAAALALYGVIAHAEPLKANVIHWWTSGGESAAIRQFADAYNKAGGQWVDNAVAGADQARSTAINRIVGGDPPTAAQFNTSKQFHDLIDQGLLNNVDDVAAKENWNSVFPPSILDSIRVKGHYYAAPVDIHMPAWFFYSKPVFQKAGITGEPKSYDEFLADLGKLKAAGVIPLALGGQPWQEKITFDAVFADVGGPDLYLKVYRDHDANAVKSDAFKKVLAAFKKLHDFVDAGSPGRNWNDATALVISGKAGVQIMGDWAKGEFSAANQSAGKDFGCFPGFGPHSPYLVAGDVFVFPKTDNPTTIKAQNLLATVMTSPAAQVAFSAKKGSIPIRPDVDASSLDICAKEGIAIMKDKSRQLPNPEMLLSPDTQGALIDVITNFWNRNQSVDDAQKAFASALQS; this comes from the coding sequence ATGAAGCGTACAGGATGGGTCTTGCGTGGCATGGCCGCGGCATTGGCGTTGTATGGTGTCATCGCCCATGCAGAGCCATTGAAAGCGAACGTGATCCACTGGTGGACCTCGGGTGGCGAATCCGCTGCAATTCGCCAGTTTGCCGACGCGTACAACAAGGCCGGCGGGCAGTGGGTCGACAATGCGGTGGCCGGTGCCGATCAGGCGCGCTCCACGGCGATCAACCGGATCGTCGGCGGCGATCCACCCACGGCCGCGCAGTTCAACACGTCCAAACAGTTTCACGACCTGATCGACCAGGGCCTGCTGAACAATGTCGATGACGTCGCCGCGAAAGAAAACTGGAACAGCGTTTTTCCACCGTCGATTCTCGACAGCATCCGCGTGAAAGGGCATTACTACGCGGCGCCCGTCGATATCCATATGCCGGCCTGGTTTTTCTACTCGAAGCCGGTGTTCCAGAAAGCCGGCATCACCGGCGAGCCGAAGAGCTACGACGAGTTCCTCGCGGATCTCGGCAAGCTCAAAGCCGCGGGCGTGATTCCGCTCGCGCTGGGCGGCCAGCCGTGGCAGGAAAAGATCACGTTCGACGCGGTGTTCGCCGACGTCGGCGGCCCCGACCTGTACCTGAAGGTCTATCGCGATCACGACGCGAACGCGGTGAAGTCGGATGCGTTCAAAAAAGTGCTGGCCGCGTTCAAGAAGCTGCATGATTTCGTCGACGCCGGTTCGCCGGGGCGCAACTGGAACGACGCCACCGCACTCGTGATTTCCGGCAAGGCGGGCGTGCAGATCATGGGCGACTGGGCGAAGGGCGAGTTTTCCGCGGCCAACCAGAGCGCGGGCAAAGACTTCGGCTGCTTCCCCGGCTTCGGTCCGCATTCGCCGTATCTGGTGGCGGGCGACGTCTTCGTCTTCCCGAAGACCGACAACCCGACGACGATCAAGGCGCAGAACCTGCTCGCCACGGTGATGACGTCGCCGGCCGCGCAGGTTGCGTTCAGCGCGAAGAAAGGCTCCATTCCGATTCGTCCCGACGTGGACGCAAGCAGTCTCGACATCTGCGCGAAGGAGGGCATCGCGATCATGAAAGACAAATCGCGTCAGTTGCCGAATCCAGAAATGCTGTTGTCGCCCGACACGCAGGGCGCGTTGATCGACGTAATTACTAACTTCTGGAACAGGAACCAGTCGGTCGACGACGCGCAGAAAGCGTTCGCCAGCGCGTTGCAGAGCTAG
- a CDS encoding substrate-binding domain-containing protein: MATLKDVAELAGVGMSTASRAISGKGPISADAAARVKAAIEQLNFRPSSIGRAMATQSLGLVGIFVPTFFGSYYGTILKQTDTELRAVGRHVVVATGCGEASPREQAIEAVRFLIERDCDGVVVISHDLHDEDLIMLHRMHPKMVFLNRAFEQLPDASFCADHWRGGELAARTLLDHGHREIAVISGPATSSDNQARLGGFFAELAREKISQQDVTLIESDFSPEGGYAAAQQLLDSKRPFTGLFCANDTMAVSVLARFHQAGIAVPSQVSVIGYDDDYSAAYAAPGLTSVHIPTAELTQNAVRWLVNQCYRTTWDIFREFPVTVTMRGSVGPAPGVTAAAPVKAVV; this comes from the coding sequence GTGGCTACACTGAAAGATGTCGCCGAATTGGCCGGCGTGGGCATGTCCACGGCGTCGCGAGCCATTTCCGGCAAAGGGCCGATTTCCGCCGACGCCGCGGCGCGCGTGAAAGCCGCAATCGAACAGTTGAATTTCCGGCCGTCGTCGATCGGGCGCGCGATGGCCACGCAGTCGCTCGGGCTGGTCGGCATTTTCGTGCCGACGTTTTTCGGCTCGTACTACGGCACGATCCTCAAGCAGACCGACACCGAATTGCGCGCGGTGGGCCGTCACGTGGTGGTTGCCACCGGCTGCGGAGAGGCGTCGCCGCGCGAGCAGGCCATCGAGGCCGTGCGCTTCCTGATTGAACGCGATTGCGACGGCGTGGTGGTGATCAGCCATGATCTGCACGACGAGGATCTGATCATGCTGCACCGGATGCACCCAAAAATGGTGTTCCTGAACCGCGCATTCGAACAGTTGCCGGACGCTTCGTTCTGCGCCGACCACTGGCGCGGCGGCGAACTGGCGGCGCGCACGCTGCTCGATCATGGGCATCGCGAGATCGCGGTGATTTCCGGGCCCGCGACCTCGTCGGACAATCAGGCCCGGCTCGGCGGTTTCTTTGCGGAACTGGCGCGCGAGAAAATATCGCAGCAGGATGTCACGCTGATCGAGTCGGACTTCTCGCCGGAAGGCGGCTACGCGGCCGCGCAGCAACTGCTCGATTCGAAGCGGCCTTTCACCGGTCTTTTCTGCGCGAACGACACCATGGCGGTGAGCGTGCTAGCGCGTTTTCACCAGGCGGGGATTGCGGTGCCGTCCCAGGTGTCGGTGATCGGTTACGACGACGACTATTCCGCCGCCTACGCCGCGCCCGGGCTGACCTCGGTCCACATTCCCACGGCGGAATTGACGCAGAACGCGGTGCGCTGGCTCGTCAATCAGTGTTATCGCACCACATGGGACATTTTCCGCGAGTTCCCGGTGACGGTGACAATGCGCGGCTCGGTCGGGCCGGCACCGGGTGTTACGGCTGCGGCGCCGGTCAAAGCGGTGGTGTGA
- a CDS encoding SulP family inorganic anion transporter, with product MRQFLLDIKARLGLLKGLLPLTRLSAARDALAGVQLASMDIPQVLGYARIAGMPAVTGLYTVFLPLIAFAFFGASRHLVVAADSATATIFASRLSSMAPASSVEYASLAAMVALLTAVLLLIARVFKLGFLADFLSRTVLVGFLAGVGVQVGIAMLGDMLGIAAHASRSVDQLLLVVREAARIQPWTLAISLLVVTTVLVCKRYLPRVPAPLIAVVAGIAASDLGGFAARGIAVLGPVAGGLPPLRVPSVTWEQTLDLLPVAASCFVMIVAQSAAASRVFAERHQESVDTNADLLGIAAANAAAAFSGAFVVNGSPTQTAMADLAGARSQFAQLAFAVVVVVVLLFFSRFLQYLPHCILASIVFTIAIGLIDWKTLLAIRSESPGEFTLAVFTAAAVVLIGVEHGILVAVALSLLRHVRHSYRPHTMILAPGDNGIWVPVPATPGLQTAPGLIVYRFGADLFYANDHFFVDDTRRLIDQAPNAVQCFVVDASAITDLDYSAARSVGELCETLKRSGINVLFARVNRYLRADMDRHGITPIVEPDHIFGTLHEALHSAGVKEPGAREADLVQGANGAAP from the coding sequence ATGCGGCAATTCTTGTTGGACATCAAAGCGCGCCTGGGCCTGCTGAAAGGCCTGCTGCCGCTGACTCGCTTGTCGGCGGCGCGCGACGCGCTTGCCGGTGTGCAACTCGCATCAATGGATATACCGCAGGTGCTCGGTTATGCACGCATCGCCGGCATGCCGGCCGTGACCGGGCTGTACACCGTCTTTCTGCCGCTCATTGCGTTTGCGTTCTTCGGCGCGTCGCGGCATCTCGTCGTGGCTGCCGACTCCGCCACCGCGACCATCTTCGCGAGCCGCCTGTCGAGCATGGCGCCGGCGTCGAGCGTCGAATACGCGTCCCTTGCCGCAATGGTCGCGTTGCTGACGGCCGTGTTGCTCCTGATCGCGCGAGTCTTCAAACTCGGCTTTCTGGCGGACTTTCTGTCGCGCACGGTGCTGGTGGGCTTTCTCGCGGGTGTGGGCGTGCAGGTGGGCATTGCGATGCTGGGCGACATGCTGGGCATTGCAGCGCATGCCAGTCGCAGCGTTGATCAGCTCCTGCTCGTGGTGCGTGAGGCGGCCCGCATCCAACCGTGGACGCTGGCGATTTCACTGCTTGTTGTCACCACCGTTCTCGTTTGCAAGCGATATCTGCCGCGAGTGCCCGCGCCGCTGATCGCCGTGGTCGCCGGTATCGCCGCAAGCGACCTGGGTGGATTCGCCGCGCGCGGCATTGCCGTGCTTGGCCCCGTGGCGGGCGGGTTGCCGCCGCTGCGGGTGCCGTCGGTCACGTGGGAACAGACGCTCGATCTGTTGCCGGTAGCGGCATCGTGTTTCGTGATGATCGTTGCGCAGAGCGCCGCCGCGAGCCGTGTGTTCGCCGAGCGCCATCAGGAATCAGTCGATACCAACGCCGATCTGCTCGGCATCGCCGCAGCCAACGCGGCGGCGGCGTTTTCCGGCGCATTCGTGGTCAACGGCAGCCCCACGCAGACCGCGATGGCCGATCTCGCCGGCGCGCGCAGCCAGTTCGCCCAGCTCGCCTTCGCGGTCGTCGTGGTGGTCGTGCTGCTGTTTTTTAGCCGCTTTCTGCAGTATCTGCCGCACTGTATCCTGGCAAGCATCGTCTTCACGATCGCGATCGGGCTCATCGACTGGAAAACGCTGCTGGCGATCCGCAGCGAAAGTCCCGGCGAGTTCACGCTTGCGGTGTTCACTGCAGCGGCGGTGGTGCTGATCGGTGTCGAACACGGGATTCTCGTGGCAGTCGCATTGTCGCTGCTGCGTCATGTACGCCACAGTTACCGGCCCCACACGATGATCCTCGCGCCGGGCGATAACGGCATCTGGGTGCCGGTGCCCGCCACGCCGGGTTTGCAGACGGCGCCTGGATTGATCGTCTACCGCTTCGGCGCCGACCTGTTTTACGCGAACGACCATTTTTTCGTCGACGATACCCGGCGCCTGATCGACCAGGCGCCAAACGCGGTGCAGTGTTTCGTGGTCGACGCAAGCGCGATCACCGACCTCGATTACTCGGCGGCGCGTTCGGTCGGCGAGTTGTGCGAGACGCTCAAGCGCAGCGGCATCAACGTGCTGTTCGCGCGCGTGAATCGCTACCTGCGAGCCGATATGGACCGGCACGGAATTACCCCGATCGTCGAGCCCGACCATATTTTTGGCACGTTGCATGAAGCGCTGCACTCGGCCGGCGTGAAAGAGCCGGGTGCACGCGAGGCCGACCTCGTGCAGGGCGCAAACGGCGCGGCGCCATGA